From Streptomyces sp. HUAS MG91, the proteins below share one genomic window:
- a CDS encoding PLD nuclease N-terminal domain-containing protein translates to MLRVLMFLIPLALTIYAFIDCLNTPEDEAKHLPKIAWVFIILLFWIVGPIVWLAAGKQRTPPQGGRTPSEWHRNHRTQYVAPDDNPEFLASLREDNKKDEALLKDWEADLRRREEELRRREGEQGPKD, encoded by the coding sequence ATGCTCCGGGTCCTGATGTTTCTGATCCCGCTGGCCCTGACGATCTACGCGTTCATCGACTGCCTGAACACGCCCGAGGACGAGGCGAAGCACCTCCCGAAGATCGCCTGGGTCTTCATCATCCTGCTGTTCTGGATCGTCGGGCCGATCGTCTGGCTGGCCGCGGGCAAGCAGCGCACGCCCCCGCAGGGCGGCCGCACCCCTTCTGAGTGGCACCGCAACCACCGCACCCAGTACGTCGCCCCCGACGACAACCCCGAGTTCCTCGCCTCCCTGCGGGAGGACAACAAGAAGGACGAGGCGCTGCTCAAGGACTGGGAGGCCGATCTGCGCCGCCGCGAGGAGGAGCTGCGGCGCCGCGAGGGCGAGCAGGGCCCCAAGGACTGA
- a CDS encoding menaquinone biosynthesis decarboxylase — MAYDDLRSLLRALEREGDLQRIKAEVDPYLEVGEIVDRVNKAGGPALLFENVKGSSMPLAMNVYGTDRRLLKALGLKSYDDISDKIGGLLKPELPQGFGGMREAFGKLGAMTHVPPKKVKSGDAPVQEVVLTGDDVDLDTLPALFTWPEDGGSFFNLGLTHTKDPESGVRNLGLYRLQRHDKRTIGMHWQIHKDSRNHYQVAAKRGEKLPVAIAFGCPPAVTYASTAPLPGDIDEYLLAGFIQGKRVEMVDCKTVPLQVPANAEVVIEGWLEPGEMLPEGPFGDHTGFYTPQEPFPALTIDCVTMRRRPLLQSIVVGRPPTEDGPLGRATERFFLPLLKVIVPDIVDYHLPESGGFHNCAIVSIDKKYPKHAQKVMSAVWGAHMMSLTKLIVVVDSDCDVHDLHEVSWRALGNTDYARDLMITEGPVDHLDHASYQQFWGGKAGIDATRKWPEEGYTRDGGWPEMVVSDPRTAALVDRRWKEYGLK; from the coding sequence ATGGCTTACGACGATCTTCGCTCCCTGCTCCGGGCGCTGGAGCGCGAGGGCGACCTGCAGCGCATCAAGGCCGAGGTCGACCCGTACTTGGAGGTCGGTGAGATCGTCGACCGGGTGAACAAGGCCGGCGGCCCGGCCCTGCTCTTCGAGAACGTGAAGGGCTCCTCGATGCCCCTCGCGATGAATGTCTACGGCACCGACCGCAGGCTGCTGAAGGCGCTCGGCCTGAAGTCGTACGACGACATCAGCGACAAGATCGGCGGTCTGCTCAAGCCCGAGCTGCCGCAGGGCTTCGGCGGGATGCGGGAGGCGTTCGGCAAGCTCGGCGCGATGACGCACGTACCGCCGAAGAAGGTGAAGTCCGGCGACGCGCCCGTCCAGGAGGTCGTCCTCACCGGCGACGACGTGGACCTCGACACGCTCCCGGCGCTGTTCACCTGGCCCGAGGACGGCGGCTCCTTCTTCAATCTGGGGCTGACCCACACCAAGGACCCCGAGTCCGGCGTGCGCAACCTCGGCCTGTACCGCCTCCAGCGCCACGACAAGCGCACCATCGGCATGCACTGGCAGATCCACAAGGACAGCCGCAACCACTACCAGGTGGCCGCCAAGCGGGGCGAGAAGCTGCCCGTCGCGATCGCCTTCGGCTGTCCGCCCGCCGTGACGTACGCCTCCACGGCGCCGCTGCCCGGTGACATCGACGAGTACCTGCTCGCCGGGTTCATCCAGGGCAAGCGCGTCGAGATGGTCGACTGCAAGACCGTCCCGCTCCAGGTCCCGGCCAACGCCGAGGTCGTCATCGAGGGCTGGCTGGAGCCGGGCGAGATGCTGCCGGAGGGCCCCTTCGGCGACCACACCGGGTTCTACACCCCGCAGGAGCCGTTCCCCGCGCTGACGATCGACTGCGTGACGATGCGGCGGCGCCCGCTGCTCCAGTCCATCGTCGTCGGCCGCCCGCCGACCGAGGACGGCCCCCTCGGCCGCGCCACCGAGCGCTTCTTCCTGCCGCTGCTCAAGGTGATCGTCCCGGACATCGTGGACTACCACCTGCCCGAGTCCGGCGGCTTCCACAACTGCGCGATCGTCTCGATCGACAAGAAGTACCCCAAGCACGCGCAGAAGGTGATGAGCGCCGTCTGGGGCGCGCACATGATGTCGCTGACCAAGCTGATCGTCGTCGTCGACTCCGATTGCGATGTCCACGATCTTCATGAAGTCTCGTGGCGGGCCCTGGGCAACACGGACTACGCCCGCGACCTGATGATCACCGAAGGACCCGTCGACCACCTCGACCACGCCTCCTACCAGCAGTTCTGGGGCGGCAAGGCCGGGATCGACGCGACGAGGAAGTGGCCCGAGGAGGGCTACACGCGGGACGGGGGCTGGCCCGAGATGGTCGTCTCCGACCCCCGGACGGCGGCGCTCGTCGACCGCCGCTGGAAGGAGTACGGACTCAAGTGA